In the Actinomycetota bacterium genome, GTCCAGGCCGGCATCCCCCTGGTCGACGGGGTCGGCCGCCTGATCGTGGACAAGGTGGCGGAGGGCCAGCCGGTTCGCCTGGAGGGCGATCGCATCTACGCCGGCGACGTGCTCGTGGCGGTCGGGATCCGCCAGACCGAGGAGTCCGTCGTCACGGCGATGGAGGCCGCTCGGGTGGCGCTCGCGGAGCAGTTCGAGAGCTTCGCCCGCAACACCGTGGACTTCATCCAGCGGGAACGCGACCTGCTGTTCGGAGGGACCGGACTCCCGGAGCTGGTCCATCACATCGGGGGGCGGGCCGTGCTGGTGGTCGTGCGGGGCTACCACTACCGGGAGGACCTCTCGGTCCTGCGTCCGTACATCCGCGACGTCGGCCCGGTCCTCATCGGCGTGGACGGCGGCGCCGACGCGCTGCTCGACGCGGGGTACCGGCCCGATCTGATCATCGGCGACATGGACAGCGTGTCCGAGCGGGCCCTGCTGCTGGCCCGCCGGGAGACCACGTGGCGCCGCCGCCCTCCCGTCGAGGTGGTCGTGCACGCCTACCCCGGCGGCCGTGCGCCCGGTCGCGCCCGACTGGAAGCGCTGGGGGTCCCGTACAGGGTCATGGAGAGCACGGGAACCAGCGAGGACGCGGCGTTCCTGCTCGCCCACGGAAAGGGCGCGGAGCTGATCGTCGCGGTCGGCACCCACGGGAACCTTCGCGAGTTCCTGGACAAGGGGCGCATGGGCATGGCCAGCACGTTCCTGGTCCGGCTCCGGGTGGGCGAGATCCTCATGGACGCCAAGGGCGTGTCGCGGCTGTACAGCGGCAGGGTCCGGGGGCGGGACATCGTGCTCCTGGTGGGCTCGGCGCTGTTCGCTATGCTCGTCGTGGCCCTGGTGTCACAGCCGTTCCGGCTGTTCCTGCACCAGATCCTCGACCAGCTCCAGGGGCTGTTTTGATCTCGTTCCGGTACCACCTCGTCTCGATCGTGGCGGTATTCCTGGCCCTCGGCCTGGGGATCCTGACGGGGACCACCGTCCTCAACCAGCACCTGGTCAAGAACCTGAAGAATCGCACCAAAGCCGCGGAGCAGGACGTCGCGAGGTACCGCCAGCAGGTGCTGGACGTCCAGGGGCAGGTCAGCGAGCTCCAGACCTTCATCCAGGACGCCCGGCCGTTCCTGATCGACGGGAAGCTCCAGGGCGAGCAGGTGGTGCTCCTGACCCAGGACGGATCGGACCCGGCCGCGGTGGCCGAGGCCAAGAGCGCGCTGCTGGACGCGGGCGCCAGGGTCACCTCGCTGGACCTGACCGGTCGGATGGCCCTGGCGGACCCGGCCAGCCAGAGGGACCTGGCCGCGCTCCTCGGCCTTCCCGCCGACACCTCGCCCCAGACCCTCCAGGCCACCGCCGCCCGGAGCCTGGGCGACCGCCTGGCGGGGGGGCCGCCCGCCACCGACCTACCGCAGCCGAACGCCCCCCACGACCTGCTGGAGGGCCTGCTGTCGAAGGGCTTCCTGAAGGCGTCCTCCCTCACGCCGGCCCAGGTCCCCCAGATCGGGGGGCCGGACCAGACCTTCGTGGTGGTGGGCGGAGGCAACTCGAACCCCGCCGTCCCCCTCCAGTCGTTCCTGGTCCCGCTCGTCGCGCAGCTCGGCCAGCACACGGGCGTTCCGGTCGCGGCGGGGGAGAGCACCGCGACCACCACCTTCCCGTTCGTCTCACTGCTCCGTGGCGACAGCCAGCTGGACTCGGACCCGATGGTCACCGTGGACGACCTGGACCCCGACCACGCCGGAGGCGTCGCGCTGGTCCTGGGGCTGCGGAACCTGCTGCTCACCGGGCAGGGCGGGAACTACGGCCTCAAGGACGGGAACGACGGCATCCTGCCGAAGGCGGCCTAGGACGGCCTAGATGTCCGCTGCCGCGAAGCGCGAACTGGCGAAGCGCGAACCAATCAAGCGCGAGTGGGCGAAGCGCGAGTGGGCGAACCCGGTGAAGCGGGCTCCGAAGGTGCTGGCCATCGTGGCGGCCAGAGACGAGGCGGCTTCCGTGGCCGCCACCGTGCGGGCCCTCCGTGGCCTCGCTGGGGTCGCCGAGGTGGCCGTGGTGGACGACGGGTCCCTCGACCGCACCGCGGAGGCCGGGAGGTCCGCCGGGGCCCGGGTCCTGCGGACGCCTTGGGCACTCGGAAAGGGCGGCGCGCTCGAAGGGGCGCTGGACCGCCTGCCCCGCGCGGACGTCTACCTGTTCGTGGACGGCGACATCGGGGCGACCGCCGCCGGCATCGAGCCCGTCCTGGACGCCGTGGTGTCCGGGACCGCCGACCTGGCCGTCGCTGTCCTGCCCGCGCCGGTGGACGGCGGGTTCGGGGTGGTGAAGCGGGTGGCGGCGAGCGTAGTGCGGCGGGTTTCCGGGTTCTCTGCCCAGGCGCCCCTGTCGGGCCAGCGGGCCGTCACTCGGGAGTGCCTGGGGGCGTGCCGGCCGCTGGCTCGGGGATTCGGGATCGAGACGGCCATGCTCGCGGACGCCGCCAGGATGGGGTTCCGGGTGATGGAGGTCCCCGTCGATGTCGAGCACCATGGCACCGGACGGACCGTGGCCGGGTTCCGCCACCGGGCCGGCCAGGGCGTGGACATCGCCGCCGCTGCCGTGCCGAGGCTGCTGGGGATACGGTGAGCGCTTCCGTCGACCACGCGCCAACCGCTCGATCGAGAGGAGTGGACGATGCCGGTGCAGACCTCGAATCCAGAAGCCCTCCACGAGCCGACCACGTACAGCCACGTGGCGGTCGGAACGGGGAACAGGATGGTGTTCGTCGCTGGTCAGGTGGCCCTGGATCCCCGCGGCACGCTGGTCGGGGACGGAGACGTGGCCCAACAGGCCGTCCAGGCGTACCGGAACGTGGCTGCGGCGCTCGCGTCGGTCGATGCGCCCATCGAGAGCGTGGCCAAGGTCACCACGTTCGTCGTGGGCCACCGGCCCGAGCTGCTCGGACCGATCGGGGAGGCCCGGAGGGCGGTGTTCGGCGACCACATGCCGGCGAGCACGCTGGTGGGCGTGCAGGCCTTGGCCCGGCCCGAGTTCCTGATCGAGGTCGAGGCCGTCGCTGTGGTCGACTGAGCGGTCGCGGGCCGGTGCCATGAGGTTCGTCGAGGGGATCCTGGCCGGGGCCGGACTCATGGTGGTCGCGCTGGCCCTGATGCCGGATTCGCTCGCCCGCCGGCTCGCCGAACGGAACTACCGCGGCGCATCCGTGCCCGCAATCCTGGGCGTGGCCCTCGCGGCGCTGGCGGTCCTGGTCCCGGGCCTGTCGAACGCCGGGCACGCCCTGTGGGGCCGTCCCTTCGCCCAGATCCCCTGGCGGGTGGTGGCAGCCCTGGCCGTGGTGGCGGTGGCCGGGCTCCTGGACGACCTCTCGCCTCATGGTCCCCGGGGGATCCGGGCCCACCTGCGGGCCCTCGCCACCGCGCCCCCGACCACGGGCATCGTCAAGCTCGTGGCCATCCTCGCTGCCTCCGTGGTGGGCCTGTACGGCTTCCGGCCCGACGGGGTGCAGCTCGCCCTCGGCGTGGTCGTCGCCGCCGGCTCGGCCAACCTCTGGAACGGCCTCGACGTCGCCCCGGGCCGAGCCGGGAAGGCGTTCCTGCCCGTGATGGCCGTGCTCATGCTGTATCTGCCCACCCTGCCGTTCGCCCTGCTGGTCGGGGCCGCGGTGGTCGCGCTCCGCGTCGATCTCCGGGAGCGCGCGATGCTGGGGGACTCCGGCTCGAACCTCCTGGGGTTCGCCGTCGGGCTGGGGCTGGCGTTGCGCCTGCCCACCTGGCAGCTGGCCGTCGCCGCCGGGGCGATCGTCGCTCTCAACGCGCTGGCCGAGACGGTCACGCTGTCCCGGCTCATCGAAGCCACGCCGCCCCTTCGGTGGGTGGACCGCCTGGGCCGCCGCCAGGCCCGCGAGGCCAGCGAGGCCCGCGAGCCCTCTCGTCCCTGAATTTCTCGCCAAACGGCGAGCTTTGCACTTCGAACCGGAGACTCGGCCCCGGCCCTCTGCTAGCATGAAGTCCCGAGGTGCCTGAGCACAGGAAGTTCATCTTCGTCACCGGTGGCGTGGCGTCCGGCCTCGGGAAGGGAATCACCACCGCATCCCTGGGCCGCCTGTTCAAGTCTCGGGGCCTCCGGGTCACCCTCCAGAAGCTCGACCCCTACATCAACGTCGACCCGGGCACCATGAACCCGTTCGAGCACGGCGAGGTGTTCGTGCTGGACGACGGCGCCGAGACCGACCTCGACCTCGGGCACTACGAGCGGTTCACCGACGAGAACCTCCACCGCGGCTCCAACGTCACCACCGGCGCCGTGTACCAGTCGGTGATCGCCAAGGAGCGCCGCGGGGAGTTCCTGGGCAAGACCGTCCAGGTCATCCCCCACATCACGAACGAGATCAAGCACCGCATCCGTTCCCTGGCGGAAGCTGAGGACGCCGATGTCGTGATCGTGGAGGTCGGCGGGACGGTCGGCGACATCGAGTCGCTGCCGTTCCTGGAAGCCATCCGTCAGCTCCGGAACGAGGTCGGGCGGGACCACTGCGCGTTCGTCCACGTCTCGCTGGTGCCCTTCATCGGCCCCACCGGCGAGCTGAAGACGAAGCCCACCCAGCACTCCGTGAAGGAGCTGCGGTCGCTCGGTCTGCAACCCGACGTCATCGTGTGCCGCTCGGACCGGCCGCTGTCCCGGAACCTCAAGGAGAAGATCTCGCTGCTGTGCGACGTCCCCATCGACGCGGTGGTGGCCGCCGTCGACGCCGAGTCCATCTACCAGGTCCCGCTGGTGCTGCACGCCGAGGGGCTGGACGGCTACCTGGCCCACCACCTTCGCATCGACGCCCGGCCGGACCTCACGGAATGGCAGGGCCTGGTCGATCGCATCGACCGCGCCACCACGCCGGTGACCGTGGCCATCGTGGGGAAGTACGTGAACCTCCGCGACGCCTACCTCTCGGTGATCGAGGCCCTCGGCCACGGAGGCTTCGCGCACGGTGTGCACGTGGACATCCGGTGGGTGGCCTCCGACAACCTGGTCACCGGGGCCGACGAGGTCCTGGAAGGCGTGGACGGCATCCTGGTCCCCGGCGGGTTCGGGTGGCGCGGCGTGGAGGGGAAGCTCGAAGCCATCCGCTACGCGCGCGAGCGCGGCGTCCCGTACCTCGGCCTGTGCCTGGGGCTCCAGACCGCCGTCATCGAGTTCGCCCGGGACGTGTGCGGGCTGGAGAACGCGAACTCCTCCGAGTTCGACCCGAACACGCCGCATCCCGTGATCGACCTGCTGCCGGAGCAGGCCGGCGTGACCGACCTCGGCGGGTCCATGCGCCTCGGCGCGCAGCCGTGCCACCTGGTCCCGGGGACGCGGGCGCAGGCCGCGTACGGCGCGGAGGTCGTCGACGAACGCCACCGCCACCGCTACGAGGTCAACCCCGCGTACCACCGAATCCTGGAGGACCATGGGCTGGTGTTCTCGGGATGGTCGCCGGACCGGCGGCTGGTCGAGATCATCGAGCTGCGCGACCATCCGTACTTCGTGGCGGGCCAGTTCCATCCGGAGCTCCGCTCCCGGCCCACGCGTCCACATCCGCTGTTCCGCGAGTTCGTCGGCGCGGCGCTGGCCCATCGGAGCGAGCCGCGCGTGCCGGCAGCGGTCCGCGGCTAGTCCGGCTCAGACTAGACGAACCGAGGTGGAGCCGGCGGAGTCCCGAGAGGTCTTCCGCGGCACGTTGATCCGGGTCGAGGTGGAGTCCTGGCCGGCAGGGGAGCGGGAGGTCGTCCGGCACCCCGGCGCGTGCGGCATCGTGGCGATGACTGCCGACGGCGAGGTCCTGCTGGTCCGCCAGACCCGTGAGGCCATCCGGGCCGACATCCTGGAGATCCCCGCCGGGGTCCTGGACGTTCCCGGGGAGCAGGCGGCCGCGTGCGCGGCCCGCGAGCTGGAGGAGGAGACCGGGTACGCCGCCTCCGACGTCCGGCCGCTCGCAATGATCCACACCTCGCCCGGCTTCACCGACGAGGTCATCCATCTGTTCACCGCTCGGGCCTCGCCCGCGGCAGGTCGCACCCCGGAGCACGGCATCGAGGTGGTTCCGATGCCGCTGGGCGAGGCGGTGGGCGCCGTTCGCGACGGACGCATCACCGACGCCAAGACGGCGGTGGCGCTGCTCCTGACCGCTGAGCGCCGAGGCCAGTGAGCAACCCGGGCGCCAGGGCGCGCGTCGGCCGCCGAGGTAGCGCGTCCTCACGAGACCTCGATGTCATGGCCCTCGTGGCAGAAGCTGTCTCCGACCGACCCCGTCGGGTACGCTCTCAGCGAGGTGAGGGTTCCAGCAGGAGGACCGCCGTGATCGTCGGCGTCCCGCGCGAGGTCAAGGACAACGAGTACCGCGTGGCGCTCACACCCGAGGGCGCCCGCGAGCTGACCCACGCCGGGCACCAGGTCCTGGTGGAGAACGATGCCGGCGCCGGTTCGTCGCTGTACGAGGACCGCTACGTCCGGGCCGGCGCCGAGTTCGTGCCGACGGCGGAAGAGGTCTGGCGCGCCTCCGACATGATCATGAAGGTCAAGGAACCCATCGCATCGGAGTACGACCTGATGCAGGAGGGCCAGATCCTGTTCACGTACCTCCACCTGGCCGCCAGCAGGGAGCTGACCGAGGCGCTGATGCGGCGCAAGGTCGCCGCGGTCGCCTACGAGACGGTCCAGCTCGACGACGGGCGGCTCCCGCTGCTCGCGCCCATGAGCGAGGTGGCCGGGCGCATGGCGCCGCACGTCGGCGCGCGGCTGCAGGAGAAGGAGTACGGCGGCCGCGGCATCCTGATGGGCGGCGTCTCCGGCGTGCGACCGGCCAAGGTGCTGGTGATCGGAGCCGGCATGGCGGGCACCAACGCGGCGTGGATCGCGGCCGGCATGGAGGCCGAGGTCATCGTGGTGGACAGGAACCTGGACAAGCTCCGGTTCATCGACCAGGTCATGCGGGGACGCGTGATGACGCTGATGTCCGACCGCCTCACCCTGGAGCAGCGGGTGCGGGAGGCCGACATCCTGATCGGGACGGTCCTCGTCCCGGGGGCGAAGGCGCCGCGGCTGGTCACCGAGGAGATGGTCGAGTCCATGCGGCCGGGTTCCGTGATCATCGACATCTCGATCGACCAGGGCGGATCCGTGGAGACGTCGCACATGACCACACACTCCGATCCCACGTACGTCGTCCACGGCGTCGTGCACTACGCGGTGGGGAACATGCCGGGGGCCGTCCCGAACACCTCCACCTATGCCCTCACCAACGTGACGCTGCCGTACGCCCTCGACATCGCGAGCCGGGGACTGGAGGACGCTGCGCGCCGTGACCCCGTCCTGGCCCGCGGCGTCAACGTGTACGCGGGCTCCGTTTCGAACTCGGGGGTCGCGGAGGCGCACGGGCTGGAAGCGGTCCCCATCTCGTCGCTCATCGACGGCGTCTCGGCGTAGGGAAGAGCGGCGGGCGGCTGCCGTGAATGACCGCGTCGGCTCGCAGGTGGAGCGATTCATCGACTACGTCGTGGCGGAGCGGGGACTCTCGCCGAACACGGTGAGCGCGTACCGGCGCGATCTGGCCCGGTACGCGACGTTCCTCAGGAGCCGCGACGTGACCGACGCCGCGGAGGTGGATCGAGACGAGATCGCCGCGTTCGTGGCCGACCTCTCCGCCTCGCGGCACGGACCGGACCCCGGGTCCCCGTACCGGGCCTCGTCGGTGGCCCGGACCCTCGCGGCCGTGCGCTCCTTCCACAAGTTCCTGGTCCAGGAGAACGAGGCCACGCAGGACCCCGCGGCGGCGGTGGTGCGCCCCAGGGTGCCGCGCGCGCTTCCCCGGGCCCTGTCCGTGCAGGAGGTCGAACGCATCCTGGCGTCGCCGGCGGGGGAGACAGAGACCGTCCTGCGGGACCGGGCCCTCCTGGAGACGCTGTACGGGGCGGGCCTGAGGATCTCCGAGCTGGTGGGCCTGGACGTGGACGACCTGGACCTGGAGGAGGGCAGCGTCCGGGTGGTGGGGAAGGGCGACAAGGAACGGCTGGTCCCGCTGGGGCGGTACGCGCGGGAGTCGCTGGAGGCGTACCTGACCGGGGGGCGGCCGGCGCTGGCGTCTCGATCGTCGCGAGGCGCGCTGTTCCTGAACGTGCGGGGCGGGCGGCTGACCCGCCAGGGCTGCGCCAAGATCCTCCGGTCCCACGTCCGGCGCGCGGGCATCGACCGCCGCGTCAGCCCGCATTCGCTGCGGCATTCCTTCGCCACCCATCTGCTGGAGGGAGGAGCCGACGTTCGAGTGGTGCAAGAGCTGCTGGGCCACGCCAGCGTGGCCACCACGCAGATCTACACCCTGGTAACGCAACAGCATCTTCGCGACGTGTACTTCACGGCCCATCCGCGGGCCCGGCGGTCGCCCGTGCGGAGCGCGGCGCCATGAGCCCGCTCGACGCCACCCCCTGGGCCCGCATGTGCATCACGTGCGAGCAGACGTCGTCGTGACCTCGGGGACGCCGGCTTGAGCGAGCCGCTGGTTCCGCGGGTCCTGCTGGTGGTGTGCGACTCCTTCGGGGTGGGGCACGCGCCCGACGCGGCCGAGTTCGGCGACGAGGGGTCCGACACGCTGGGGAACTGCTCGCGGGCGGTGGGCGGATTCCACGCGCCGAACCTGGAGGCGCTGGGGCTCGGGTTCCTCACCGAGATCGAGGGAGTTGCGCCGCGGGCCGAGCCCGGGACGGCCCACGGACGGTTGACCGAGCGCTCGGCGGGCAAGGACACCACCACCGGTCACTGGGAGATCTGTGGGATCGTGCTGGAGCGCCCGTTTCCGTTGTACCCCAACGGTTTCCCGGAGGAGATCATCCGGGCGTTCGAGGAGCGGATCGGGGCCAGGGTCCTGGGGAACCGGCCGGCATCGGGGACCGAGATCATCGCGGAGCTGGGCGAGGAGCACATGCGGACGGGCCGTCCCATCGTGTACACGAGCGGCGACTCCGTGTTCCAGATCGCCTGCCACAAGGACGTCGTGCCGCTGGAACGGCTGTACGAGTGGTGCCGGATCGCCCGGAGCCTGCTGGTGGGGGAGCACCGGGTGGGGCGGGTCATCGCCCGGCCGTTCGCCGGCGAGCCCGGCGCGTTCGTCCGCACGCCGGAGCGCCGGGACTACTCCGTCCCGCCGCCCGGCCCCACGCTGCTCGACCGCTGCGTCGACGCCGGCGTCTCCGTGTACGGCGTCGGGAAGATCCAGGACATCTTCGCCGGGAAGGGGATGACGGAGGCCCGGTACTCGGACTCGAACGAGCATGGGATCGACCTGACCCTCGAGTACCTCCGGCGCCCCGGGCCGGCACTGGTGTTCACGAACCTTGTCGACTTCGACTCCAAGTACGGCCACCGCAACGACCCCGAGGGCTATGCCCGCTGCGTGGAGGCGTTCGACCGGCGCCTCCCGGAGCTGGCCGGGGCCCTGGGCCGAGGGGTGCTGTTCCTCACGGGCGACCACGGGTGCGACCCCACCACACCGCCCACGGACCATTCCCGGGAAAACACCCCGGTGCTGGCCGCCGGAGTGCCTCGAGGTCCACATGACCTTGGGGTGAGGCCGGGGTTCTCGGACCTCGGCGCGACCATCGGCGAGCTGCTGGCGGTCGATACCTCGGGGCTAGCTGGAGAGAGCTTCGCCGGCGACCTTGGGTTCCGAGGGAACCCCGAACACTGACTCTCGACTGGAGGTCGATGTGGACAAGCTGTGGATCGATGGGGAAAGGTCCGCGTGAACCCCATCGATCCGCGCGACGTGGTGGCGCTGAAGCGCGACGGCCGGGTCGTCCCTGAGGCTGAGCTTCGAGCGTTCGTTCAGGGTTACGGTCGGGGCGAGATCGGGGACGAGGTGGCCGCGGCGTTCCTTATGGCGGCATACATCCGGGGCCTGGACACGGAGGAGACCCTGGCGCTGACCAGGGCCATGGTGGACTCGGGCCGGACGCTCCCGCTGGCCGGGATCTCTCGGCCCAAGGTGGACAAGCACTCCACCGGCGGCGTCGCCGACGGGGTGACGCTGGTGTTCGCCCCGCTGGCGGCCTCGCTCGGGATGGCCGTGGCCAAGCTGTCCGGGCGGGGCCTGGGGCACACCGGCGGGACGCTGGACAAGCTGGAGGCGATCCCGGACCTGCGGACCAACCTCACGCCGGACGAGATCGAGGCGCAGGTGGAGCGGGTGGGGTGCGCCATCGCCGCCCAGACGCCGGACCTGGTGCCGGCGGACGGGGCGCTGTACGCGCTGCGCGACGCCACCGCCACGGTCAGCTCGCTCCCACTCATCGCGGCGAGCGTGATGTCGAAGAAGCTGGCGGTCATGACCGACCTCGTCGTGCTCGAC is a window encoding:
- a CDS encoding Rid family hydrolase, producing the protein MPVQTSNPEALHEPTTYSHVAVGTGNRMVFVAGQVALDPRGTLVGDGDVAQQAVQAYRNVAAALASVDAPIESVAKVTTFVVGHRPELLGPIGEARRAVFGDHMPASTLVGVQALARPEFLIEVEAVAVVD
- a CDS encoding glycosyltransferase is translated as MSAAAKRELAKREPIKREWAKREWANPVKRAPKVLAIVAARDEAASVAATVRALRGLAGVAEVAVVDDGSLDRTAEAGRSAGARVLRTPWALGKGGALEGALDRLPRADVYLFVDGDIGATAAGIEPVLDAVVSGTADLAVAVLPAPVDGGFGVVKRVAASVVRRVSGFSAQAPLSGQRAVTRECLGACRPLARGFGIETAMLADAARMGFRVMEVPVDVEHHGTGRTVAGFRHRAGQGVDIAAAAVPRLLGIR
- a CDS encoding phosphopentomutase, which gives rise to MSEPLVPRVLLVVCDSFGVGHAPDAAEFGDEGSDTLGNCSRAVGGFHAPNLEALGLGFLTEIEGVAPRAEPGTAHGRLTERSAGKDTTTGHWEICGIVLERPFPLYPNGFPEEIIRAFEERIGARVLGNRPASGTEIIAELGEEHMRTGRPIVYTSGDSVFQIACHKDVVPLERLYEWCRIARSLLVGEHRVGRVIARPFAGEPGAFVRTPERRDYSVPPPGPTLLDRCVDAGVSVYGVGKIQDIFAGKGMTEARYSDSNEHGIDLTLEYLRRPGPALVFTNLVDFDSKYGHRNDPEGYARCVEAFDRRLPELAGALGRGVLFLTGDHGCDPTTPPTDHSRENTPVLAAGVPRGPHDLGVRPGFSDLGATIGELLAVDTSGLAGESFAGDLGFRGNPEH
- the ald gene encoding alanine dehydrogenase, translating into MIVGVPREVKDNEYRVALTPEGARELTHAGHQVLVENDAGAGSSLYEDRYVRAGAEFVPTAEEVWRASDMIMKVKEPIASEYDLMQEGQILFTYLHLAASRELTEALMRRKVAAVAYETVQLDDGRLPLLAPMSEVAGRMAPHVGARLQEKEYGGRGILMGGVSGVRPAKVLVIGAGMAGTNAAWIAAGMEAEVIVVDRNLDKLRFIDQVMRGRVMTLMSDRLTLEQRVREADILIGTVLVPGAKAPRLVTEEMVESMRPGSVIIDISIDQGGSVETSHMTTHSDPTYVVHGVVHYAVGNMPGAVPNTSTYALTNVTLPYALDIASRGLEDAARRDPVLARGVNVYAGSVSNSGVAEAHGLEAVPISSLIDGVSA
- the steA gene encoding putative cytokinetic ring protein SteA, translating into MDRRTKNLLRRIHPGEIAIIDHEDLDRVAAEGLVDAGVAGVVNAAKSISGRYPNLGPLILVQAGIPLVDGVGRLIVDKVAEGQPVRLEGDRIYAGDVLVAVGIRQTEESVVTAMEAARVALAEQFESFARNTVDFIQRERDLLFGGTGLPELVHHIGGRAVLVVVRGYHYREDLSVLRPYIRDVGPVLIGVDGGADALLDAGYRPDLIIGDMDSVSERALLLARRETTWRRRPPVEVVVHAYPGGRAPGRARLEALGVPYRVMESTGTSEDAAFLLAHGKGAELIVAVGTHGNLREFLDKGRMGMASTFLVRLRVGEILMDAKGVSRLYSGRVRGRDIVLLVGSALFAMLVVALVSQPFRLFLHQILDQLQGLF
- the xerD gene encoding site-specific tyrosine recombinase XerD — translated: MNDRVGSQVERFIDYVVAERGLSPNTVSAYRRDLARYATFLRSRDVTDAAEVDRDEIAAFVADLSASRHGPDPGSPYRASSVARTLAAVRSFHKFLVQENEATQDPAAAVVRPRVPRALPRALSVQEVERILASPAGETETVLRDRALLETLYGAGLRISELVGLDVDDLDLEEGSVRVVGKGDKERLVPLGRYARESLEAYLTGGRPALASRSSRGALFLNVRGGRLTRQGCAKILRSHVRRAGIDRRVSPHSLRHSFATHLLEGGADVRVVQELLGHASVATTQIYTLVTQQHLRDVYFTAHPRARRSPVRSAAP
- a CDS encoding copper transporter translates to MISFRYHLVSIVAVFLALGLGILTGTTVLNQHLVKNLKNRTKAAEQDVARYRQQVLDVQGQVSELQTFIQDARPFLIDGKLQGEQVVLLTQDGSDPAAVAEAKSALLDAGARVTSLDLTGRMALADPASQRDLAALLGLPADTSPQTLQATAARSLGDRLAGGPPATDLPQPNAPHDLLEGLLSKGFLKASSLTPAQVPQIGGPDQTFVVVGGGNSNPAVPLQSFLVPLVAQLGQHTGVPVAAGESTATTTFPFVSLLRGDSQLDSDPMVTVDDLDPDHAGGVALVLGLRNLLLTGQGGNYGLKDGNDGILPKAA
- a CDS encoding NUDIX hydrolase yields the protein MEPAESREVFRGTLIRVEVESWPAGEREVVRHPGACGIVAMTADGEVLLVRQTREAIRADILEIPAGVLDVPGEQAAACAARELEEETGYAASDVRPLAMIHTSPGFTDEVIHLFTARASPAAGRTPEHGIEVVPMPLGEAVGAVRDGRITDAKTAVALLLTAERRGQ
- a CDS encoding CTP synthase, translated to MPEHRKFIFVTGGVASGLGKGITTASLGRLFKSRGLRVTLQKLDPYINVDPGTMNPFEHGEVFVLDDGAETDLDLGHYERFTDENLHRGSNVTTGAVYQSVIAKERRGEFLGKTVQVIPHITNEIKHRIRSLAEAEDADVVIVEVGGTVGDIESLPFLEAIRQLRNEVGRDHCAFVHVSLVPFIGPTGELKTKPTQHSVKELRSLGLQPDVIVCRSDRPLSRNLKEKISLLCDVPIDAVVAAVDAESIYQVPLVLHAEGLDGYLAHHLRIDARPDLTEWQGLVDRIDRATTPVTVAIVGKYVNLRDAYLSVIEALGHGGFAHGVHVDIRWVASDNLVTGADEVLEGVDGILVPGGFGWRGVEGKLEAIRYARERGVPYLGLCLGLQTAVIEFARDVCGLENANSSEFDPNTPHPVIDLLPEQAGVTDLGGSMRLGAQPCHLVPGTRAQAAYGAEVVDERHRHRYEVNPAYHRILEDHGLVFSGWSPDRRLVEIIELRDHPYFVAGQFHPELRSRPTRPHPLFREFVGAALAHRSEPRVPAAVRG